A part of Pararoseomonas sp. SCSIO 73927 genomic DNA contains:
- a CDS encoding polysaccharide deacetylase family protein, whose amino-acid sequence MTGAPRITLSFDNGPEPEVTPAVLDVLRARGLRATFFVLGHKLAAHRAVAERAHAEGHWIGNHTWHHAGPLGGMPDDDAVAEIARTQDLIGDLSHPDRLFRPQGGGGVLGQHLLNGAALDHLVRHRFTVALWNAVPGDFRDPEGWVDRALSMCRGPNPVAPDSVALVLHDLPNGAMRHLDRFLGRLADAGAGFAQDFPDSCLPLRRGADAGGVARYVTHSTGAAA is encoded by the coding sequence ATGACCGGCGCCCCCCGCATCACCCTGTCCTTCGACAACGGCCCGGAGCCGGAGGTGACACCGGCCGTTCTCGACGTGCTGCGGGCGCGGGGGCTGCGCGCCACCTTCTTCGTGCTGGGCCACAAGCTGGCCGCGCACCGCGCCGTCGCGGAGCGCGCCCATGCCGAGGGCCACTGGATCGGCAACCACACCTGGCACCATGCCGGTCCGCTGGGCGGGATGCCGGATGACGACGCCGTGGCGGAGATCGCGCGCACGCAGGATCTGATCGGGGATCTCTCCCACCCCGACCGCCTGTTCCGCCCGCAGGGCGGCGGCGGCGTGTTGGGCCAGCACCTGCTGAACGGGGCCGCGCTGGACCACCTGGTCCGCCACCGCTTCACGGTGGCGCTGTGGAACGCCGTGCCCGGCGACTTCCGGGACCCGGAGGGCTGGGTGGACCGCGCCCTGTCCATGTGCCGCGGCCCCAACCCTGTCGCACCCGACTCTGTCGCCCTGGTGCTGCACGACCTGCCCAACGGCGCCATGCGCCACCTGGACCGCTTTCTCGGCCGGCTGGCCGATGCGGGCGCGGGCTTCGCCCAGGATTTCCCGGATTCCTGCCTCCCCCTGCGCCGCGGCGCGGATGCGGGCGGCGTGGCACGCTACGTCACCCACTCCACCGGAGCCGCCGCATGA
- a CDS encoding RidA family protein: MEKEVVHADVPETGGPFNLCVKRGDLIFISGLPPFEEEYCARLRAARAEGRPVPPMPDIPFERQVEIVMDHMKRLVEAAGSNMDCLLKVIVWLKDQTQQEAFDRIYRRYFSSQEALPARTRMQAGRTPMDCALEVEAIGYVPSRP, encoded by the coding sequence ATGGAGAAGGAGGTCGTCCACGCCGACGTTCCGGAGACGGGCGGCCCCTTCAACCTCTGCGTCAAGCGCGGGGACCTGATCTTCATCTCCGGCCTGCCGCCCTTCGAGGAGGAGTACTGCGCGAGGCTTCGCGCCGCGCGCGCGGAGGGGCGGCCCGTGCCGCCCATGCCGGACATCCCCTTCGAGCGGCAGGTGGAGATCGTGATGGACCACATGAAGCGGCTGGTGGAGGCCGCGGGGTCCAACATGGATTGCCTGCTGAAGGTAATCGTCTGGTTGAAGGACCAGACGCAGCAGGAGGCTTTCGACCGCATCTACCGCCGCTACTTCTCCTCCCAGGAGGCACTGCCGGCGCGCACCCGCATGCAGGCGGGCCGCACGCCGATGGATTGCGCGCTGGAGGTAGAGGCGATCGGCTACGTGCCTTCCCGGCCATGA
- a CDS encoding fumarylacetoacetate hydrolase family protein, whose amino-acid sequence MRLIAFEQEGRAVLGARLGNDVVALTEVVPGLPEEIPAAIAALNLPEGAAALAAKLQDAARKPLAGLKLLPVVPRPGKIICIGLNYVEHAKEGNNPIPDYPAVFFRGHTSLAAHNEPLLRPKVSDKFDYEAELVIVIGKTAKHLTEENALSVVAGYTCMNEGSLRDYQRKGAQWTVGKNFDRTGSVGPEIVTPDEIPQGPNALRITSRVNGQTMQDSNTSDMIFSVPRILAILSEVMTLEPGDIIATGTPSGVGYPRKPPVFMKPGDTIEIEIEGIGTLSNTVEDEG is encoded by the coding sequence GTGCGTCTGATCGCGTTCGAGCAGGAGGGCCGCGCGGTCCTCGGGGCCCGGCTGGGCAATGATGTGGTGGCCCTGACCGAGGTCGTGCCGGGCCTGCCGGAGGAAATTCCGGCGGCCATCGCCGCGTTGAACCTGCCGGAGGGCGCGGCCGCCCTGGCCGCGAAGCTGCAGGACGCCGCCCGGAAGCCGCTCGCCGGGCTGAAGCTCCTCCCCGTCGTGCCGCGCCCGGGGAAGATCATCTGCATCGGCCTGAACTACGTGGAGCACGCGAAGGAAGGGAACAACCCGATCCCCGACTACCCCGCCGTCTTCTTCCGCGGCCACACCTCGCTGGCGGCCCATAACGAGCCGCTGCTGCGCCCGAAGGTGTCCGACAAGTTCGACTACGAGGCGGAGCTGGTCATCGTGATCGGCAAGACGGCGAAGCACCTGACGGAGGAGAATGCCCTCTCGGTCGTCGCGGGCTACACCTGCATGAACGAGGGCTCGCTCCGCGACTACCAGCGCAAGGGCGCGCAGTGGACGGTGGGCAAGAACTTCGACCGTACGGGTTCCGTCGGCCCGGAGATCGTAACGCCGGACGAGATCCCGCAGGGGCCGAACGCGCTCCGCATCACCTCCCGCGTCAACGGGCAGACGATGCAGGATTCCAACACCTCCGACATGATCTTCTCCGTGCCGCGCATCCTGGCGATCCTGTCGGAGGTGATGACGCTGGAGCCGGGCGACATCATCGCCACCGGCACGCCGAGCGGCGTGGGCTATCCCCGCAAGCCGCCGGTGTTCATGAAGCCCGGCGACACGATCGAGATCGAGATCGAGGGCATCGGCACTCTCTCCAACACCGTCGAGGACGAGGGCTGA
- a CDS encoding GntR family transcriptional regulator, producing MPPTLLPEARDPTLATAVHLRLREDILSGRLPPGLKLKLRDLAESYGAGASPMREALSQLAAEGLAERLEHRGFRVAAAAPNGLDGLIRSRILAECAALRESVAHGDAAWEESVVLAEHRLNRLAVSLDPHRYAANPEWEACHGAFHKALLEGCGAPPLIAFCDRLREEARRYRSAAKTLAYPGRDVAAEHRAITEAALARDADRAVAHLAAHYERTGAIVLADLGR from the coding sequence ATGCCCCCCACGCTTCTGCCCGAGGCGCGCGACCCCACCCTGGCGACCGCCGTGCACCTGCGCCTGCGGGAGGACATCCTCTCCGGCCGCCTTCCGCCGGGGCTGAAGCTGAAGCTGCGGGACCTTGCGGAGAGCTACGGCGCCGGCGCCTCTCCCATGCGCGAGGCCCTGTCCCAGCTCGCGGCGGAGGGGCTGGCGGAGCGGCTGGAGCACCGAGGCTTCCGCGTGGCCGCCGCCGCGCCGAACGGGCTGGACGGGTTGATCCGCAGCCGGATCCTGGCGGAGTGCGCCGCCCTGCGGGAGTCCGTCGCCCACGGGGACGCGGCCTGGGAGGAGTCGGTGGTGTTGGCGGAGCACCGGCTGAACCGGCTGGCCGTCTCGCTCGATCCCCACCGCTACGCCGCGAACCCGGAATGGGAGGCCTGCCACGGCGCCTTCCACAAGGCCCTGCTGGAGGGCTGCGGCGCCCCGCCCCTGATCGCCTTCTGCGACCGGCTGCGGGAGGAGGCGCGGCGCTACCGCTCCGCCGCCAAGACCCTGGCCTATCCCGGCCGCGACGTGGCGGCGGAGCACCGGGCCATCACAGAGGCCGCCCTGGCGCGGGATGCGGATCGGGCGGTCGCCCACCTGGCCGCGCATTACGAGCGGACGGGGGCCATCGTCCTGGCCGACCTCGGGCGCTAG
- a CDS encoding (2Fe-2S)-binding protein, with protein MADLELKTRQGFAPDAGHESGPAALPDEIGITLTINGKRQELHVRPWTTLLDLLREDLSLYGTKKGCDHGQCGACTVLIDGERMNSCLALAVTKDGCEVTTIEGLASPDGTLHPLQEAFIEHDAFQCGYCTPGQICSGVALLREGHAKTPEEIREHMSGNLCRCGAYTNIVDAIESVIAKENAK; from the coding sequence ATGGCCGACCTCGAACTCAAGACACGCCAGGGCTTCGCGCCCGATGCCGGCCATGAATCCGGCCCCGCGGCCCTGCCGGACGAGATCGGGATCACCCTGACCATCAACGGCAAGCGGCAGGAGCTACACGTCCGCCCCTGGACCACGCTGCTGGACCTGTTGCGGGAGGACCTCTCCCTCTACGGCACGAAGAAGGGCTGCGACCACGGCCAGTGCGGCGCCTGCACCGTGCTGATCGACGGGGAGCGAATGAACTCCTGTCTGGCGCTCGCCGTGACGAAGGACGGATGCGAGGTCACCACCATCGAGGGCCTGGCCTCCCCGGACGGCACCCTGCACCCGCTGCAGGAGGCCTTCATCGAGCACGACGCCTTCCAGTGCGGCTACTGCACGCCCGGCCAGATCTGCTCCGGCGTGGCCCTGCTGCGGGAGGGCCACGCGAAGACGCCCGAGGAGATCCGGGAGCATATGAGCGGCAATCTCTGCCGCTGCGGCGCCTACACGAACATCGTGGACGCCATTGAGAGCGTCATCGCGAAGGAGAATGCGAAGTGA
- a CDS encoding xanthine dehydrogenase family protein subunit M → MNRFSYARPGSVADAVRELAGHPAAKVIAGGTNLVDLMKYNVERPTHLVDVGRLPGLKEIEEAGEGLRIGALVSNTAAAYDERVKERYPLLSSAILAGASPQLRNAATTGGNLLQRTRCYYFYDPATPCNKREPGSGCPAKEGQNRILAILGTSEHCIATHPSDMCVALAALEAVVKVAGPNGERSIPMADFHRLPGNMPEKDTNLHADEIILGVELPEPRFAKHYTYLKLRDRLSYAFALVSVAAALEMDGDTIGEARIALGGVAHKPWRVEEAEAMLRGKTADRTVFAAVAERILDGAQGFGHNDFKIDLARRAVIRALSQAARGTPQSQTDKRIQ, encoded by the coding sequence GTGAACCGCTTCTCCTACGCCCGCCCGGGCAGCGTGGCCGATGCCGTGCGCGAGCTGGCCGGCCACCCCGCGGCCAAGGTGATCGCCGGGGGCACGAACCTCGTCGATCTCATGAAGTACAACGTGGAGCGCCCGACCCACCTGGTGGATGTCGGCCGCCTGCCCGGCCTGAAGGAGATCGAGGAGGCAGGGGAGGGGCTCCGCATCGGCGCGCTGGTGAGCAACACCGCCGCCGCCTATGACGAGCGGGTGAAGGAGCGCTACCCGCTTCTCTCCTCCGCCATCCTCGCCGGCGCTTCGCCGCAGCTGCGGAACGCGGCGACCACGGGCGGCAACCTGCTGCAGCGCACGCGCTGCTACTACTTCTACGACCCCGCCACGCCCTGCAACAAGCGCGAGCCCGGCTCGGGCTGCCCGGCGAAGGAAGGGCAGAACCGTATCCTCGCGATCCTCGGCACCAGCGAGCACTGCATCGCCACCCACCCCTCCGACATGTGCGTGGCGCTCGCCGCGCTGGAGGCGGTGGTAAAGGTGGCCGGGCCGAACGGGGAGCGGAGCATTCCCATGGCGGACTTCCACCGCCTGCCCGGCAACATGCCGGAGAAGGACACGAACCTGCACGCGGATGAGATCATCCTCGGCGTGGAGCTGCCGGAGCCGCGCTTCGCGAAGCACTACACCTACCTGAAGCTGCGCGACCGCCTCTCCTACGCCTTCGCCCTCGTCTCCGTGGCGGCCGCGCTGGAGATGGATGGTGACACGATCGGGGAGGCGCGCATCGCCCTCGGCGGCGTGGCCCACAAGCCCTGGCGGGTGGAGGAGGCGGAGGCCATGCTGCGCGGCAAGACCGCCGACCGCACCGTCTTCGCCGCGGTGGCGGAGCGCATCCTCGATGGCGCGCAGGGCTTCGGCCACAACGACTTCAAGATCGACCTGGCGCGCCGCGCCGTGATCCGCGCCCTGTCCCAGGCCGCGCGGGGCACGCCGCAGTCCCAGACCGACAAGCGCATCCAGTAG
- a CDS encoding xanthine dehydrogenase family protein molybdopterin-binding subunit, whose protein sequence is MYETHVGSPRNRVDGRKKVTGAAPYAAEFTAPDLAQGYVVNSAIAKGRITAIDVKDALAVPGVIQVFTHKNRPRTAWRSTAYQDEVAPPGKPFRPLYDEKVHYSGQPIALVVAEDFEIARYAASLVRVSYEAEKHQTDLTKVVGEAYVPKYRTSMGPPSPRGDAEAAFGRAPVKVEGSYRIAVEHHNPMEPHASTVVWEGDGRITVYDKIQGVQNTQRYITQIFGLSTKDVQVISPYVGGAFGSGLRPQYQLFLAVMASLELKRSVRVVLTRDQMFTFTYRPDGLQEVAMAANEDGTLQAIRHDLVAGTSQFEDFTEQTVGWSGMTYHCENYKGSYKLSKLDTYTPGDMRAPGAPTGLFPSESAVDELCDKLGMDPLKFRLKNYNQIDEATGKPFTSKELRAALQLGAERFGWSKRNHKPRSMKEGNELIGWGMAVGMWEAAMQKTAARATLTIDGKLEVASASADIGTGTYTIMAQIAADALGLPIEKVTPLLGDSSLPNAPVEGGSWGAASTGTAVELACHAVREKLFGYARGINDSPLGDAKVNEVQFREGRIALISDPSRFVTIQDAMVAGGVDRIVAEETAAPSKTTMLKYSSYAHSAAFVEVRVDEELGVVRVTRVVQAIAAGRILNPKTARSQILGATVFGIGMALHEESMADHNLGRFMNHNIAEYHIPVNADVHDIDVIFVDEHDDLTSPIGVKGLGEIGICASPAAIANAVFHATGKRIRELPITIDKILGTQEAA, encoded by the coding sequence ATGTACGAGACCCATGTCGGATCGCCCCGCAACCGCGTGGATGGCCGCAAGAAGGTGACGGGCGCCGCGCCCTACGCCGCCGAGTTCACCGCACCCGACCTCGCGCAGGGCTACGTCGTCAACTCCGCCATCGCGAAGGGGCGGATCACCGCCATCGACGTCAAGGACGCGCTGGCGGTGCCGGGCGTGATCCAGGTCTTCACCCACAAGAACCGCCCGCGCACGGCCTGGCGCAGCACGGCGTACCAGGACGAGGTGGCGCCGCCCGGCAAGCCCTTCCGCCCGCTCTATGATGAGAAGGTCCATTACAGCGGCCAGCCCATCGCGCTGGTGGTGGCGGAGGACTTCGAGATCGCCCGCTACGCTGCCTCCCTCGTGCGGGTGAGCTACGAGGCGGAGAAGCACCAGACCGACCTGACGAAGGTGGTGGGCGAGGCCTACGTGCCGAAGTACCGCACCAGCATGGGCCCGCCGAGCCCGCGCGGCGATGCCGAGGCCGCCTTCGGCCGCGCGCCGGTGAAGGTGGAGGGCAGCTACCGGATCGCGGTGGAGCACCACAACCCGATGGAGCCGCACGCCTCCACCGTGGTGTGGGAGGGCGATGGCCGGATCACCGTCTACGACAAGATCCAGGGCGTCCAGAACACCCAGCGCTACATCACCCAGATCTTCGGTCTGTCGACCAAGGACGTGCAGGTGATCTCGCCCTATGTCGGCGGCGCCTTCGGTTCCGGGCTGCGGCCGCAGTACCAGTTGTTTCTCGCCGTCATGGCCTCGCTGGAGCTGAAGCGCTCCGTCCGCGTGGTGCTGACGCGCGACCAGATGTTCACCTTCACCTACCGCCCGGACGGGCTTCAGGAGGTGGCGATGGCCGCGAACGAGGACGGCACGCTGCAGGCCATCCGCCACGACCTGGTCGCCGGCACTTCCCAGTTCGAGGACTTCACGGAGCAGACGGTGGGCTGGTCCGGGATGACCTACCACTGCGAGAACTACAAGGGCAGCTACAAGCTGTCGAAGCTCGACACCTACACGCCGGGCGACATGCGTGCCCCGGGCGCGCCCACCGGCCTCTTCCCCTCGGAGAGCGCAGTGGACGAGCTGTGCGACAAGCTCGGCATGGACCCGCTGAAGTTCCGGCTGAAGAACTACAATCAGATCGACGAGGCGACCGGTAAGCCCTTCACCAGCAAGGAGCTGCGCGCCGCGCTGCAGCTGGGCGCGGAGCGCTTCGGCTGGTCGAAGCGGAACCACAAGCCCCGCTCCATGAAGGAGGGGAACGAGCTGATCGGCTGGGGCATGGCCGTCGGCATGTGGGAGGCGGCGATGCAGAAGACCGCCGCCCGCGCCACGCTGACGATCGACGGCAAGCTGGAGGTGGCCAGCGCCAGCGCCGATATCGGCACCGGCACCTACACAATCATGGCACAGATCGCGGCCGACGCGCTGGGCCTCCCGATTGAGAAGGTGACGCCTCTGCTGGGCGATTCCTCGCTGCCCAACGCCCCGGTTGAGGGCGGCTCCTGGGGCGCGGCCTCCACCGGCACGGCGGTGGAGCTGGCCTGCCACGCGGTGCGGGAGAAGCTGTTCGGCTACGCCCGCGGCATCAACGACTCTCCCCTCGGGGACGCGAAGGTCAACGAAGTGCAGTTCCGGGAGGGCCGGATCGCGCTCATCTCCGATCCCTCCCGTTTCGTCACCATCCAGGACGCCATGGTGGCCGGCGGCGTGGACCGGATCGTGGCGGAGGAAACCGCCGCCCCGAGCAAGACGACGATGCTCAAATACTCCTCCTACGCCCATTCCGCCGCTTTCGTGGAGGTGCGGGTGGACGAGGAGCTGGGCGTGGTGCGCGTCACGCGCGTGGTCCAGGCCATCGCGGCGGGCAGGATTCTGAACCCGAAGACCGCGCGCTCCCAGATCCTCGGCGCCACCGTTTTCGGCATCGGCATGGCGCTGCACGAGGAGAGCATGGCGGACCACAATCTCGGCCGCTTCATGAACCACAACATCGCCGAGTACCACATCCCCGTGAACGCGGACGTCCACGACATCGACGTGATCTTCGTGGACGAGCACGACGACCTGACGAGCCCCATCGGCGTGAAGGGGCTGGGCGAGATTGGCATCTGCGCCTCCCCCGCGGCCATCGCCAACGCGGTGTTCCACGCGACGGGCAAGCGCATCCGGGAGCTGCCGATCACGATCGACAAGATCCTCGGCACGCAGGAAGCCGCCTGA
- a CDS encoding alpha/beta hydrolase, whose translation MSSGEGLIEGFERRRLPGHGVEIDALVGGSGPPVLLLHGYPQTRMIWKRVAPALARRFTVVAPDLRGYGRSDKPEGDEAHDTYSKRTMALDQIETMRALGHDRFSVAGHDRGGRVAYRLALDHPAAVERIAVLDILPTAEMWAKANARSAMGAYHWYMLAQPRPLPERLVGADPEFYLRWTLRSWAAEGFAFDPECLEDYIRCGSAPAAVHAACEDYRAGWTRDQEADEADRGRRRIGAPLLVLWGRDYSVAKADPVKVWSEWAGEVRGQPVPGGHFQPDEAPEETARALLAFLSG comes from the coding sequence ATGAGTTCCGGAGAAGGGCTGATCGAGGGGTTCGAGCGCCGGCGGCTGCCGGGGCACGGGGTGGAGATCGACGCGCTGGTCGGCGGCAGCGGCCCGCCGGTGCTCCTCCTGCACGGCTACCCGCAGACGCGGATGATCTGGAAGCGCGTGGCGCCTGCCCTGGCCCGCCGCTTCACCGTGGTGGCGCCGGACCTGCGGGGCTACGGCCGTTCCGACAAGCCGGAGGGCGACGAGGCACACGACACCTACTCCAAGCGCACCATGGCGCTGGACCAGATCGAGACCATGCGCGCCCTGGGCCATGACCGCTTCTCGGTGGCGGGGCACGATCGCGGCGGGCGCGTGGCCTACCGCCTGGCGCTGGACCACCCGGCGGCGGTGGAACGCATCGCCGTGCTGGACATCCTGCCCACCGCGGAGATGTGGGCGAAGGCGAACGCAAGATCCGCCATGGGCGCCTACCACTGGTACATGCTCGCCCAGCCCAGGCCCCTGCCGGAGCGGCTGGTGGGCGCGGACCCGGAGTTCTACCTGCGCTGGACGCTGAGGTCCTGGGCCGCGGAGGGTTTCGCCTTCGATCCCGAGTGCCTGGAGGACTACATCCGCTGCGGTTCCGCCCCCGCCGCCGTGCATGCCGCCTGCGAGGACTACCGCGCCGGCTGGACGCGCGACCAGGAGGCCGACGAGGCGGATCGGGGCCGGAGGCGGATCGGGGCGCCGCTTCTGGTGCTCTGGGGCAGGGATTACAGCGTGGCGAAGGCCGACCCGGTGAAGGTCTGGTCGGAATGGGCGGGGGAGGTGCGCGGCCAGCCCGTCCCCGGTGGCCACTTCCAGCCCGACGAGGCGCCGGAGGAGACGGCGCGCGCCCTGCTGGCCTTCCTCAGCGGTTAG
- a CDS encoding serine protease: MIPRRGLVALLPLSACAGLPAEEAAGTPIAPLVGTGFAALHADAGGRPGALLGSAVAVAPGRVACTTHALPRGAAAVWLRRGDGAPARRAPVLARSRRMDLSILADEGGLLSPAPLAEGTVEAGDPVWAAGMPSIGAGVASGVVEIPDAILPRFGRGFTARMAALMGYSGGPVVGRDGRLRGLVSALPDGEGANALAWLSGMDLGGLAGGRGRRIFILSIQEVAEEAERLSA; the protein is encoded by the coding sequence ATGATCCCGCGCCGCGGCCTGGTGGCCCTTCTGCCGCTCTCGGCCTGCGCCGGCCTTCCGGCGGAGGAGGCGGCCGGCACGCCCATCGCGCCGCTGGTGGGAACCGGCTTCGCCGCCCTGCACGCGGATGCCGGGGGCAGGCCGGGGGCGCTGCTCGGCTCCGCGGTGGCGGTGGCGCCGGGGCGTGTGGCCTGCACCACCCATGCCCTGCCGCGCGGCGCCGCCGCCGTCTGGCTGCGCCGCGGAGACGGCGCGCCCGCCCGCCGCGCGCCGGTGCTGGCCCGCAGCCGCCGCATGGATCTCTCGATCCTCGCCGATGAGGGTGGGCTGCTATCCCCGGCCCCTCTCGCCGAAGGGACCGTGGAGGCCGGTGATCCGGTCTGGGCGGCCGGCATGCCCAGCATCGGTGCCGGCGTCGCCTCGGGCGTGGTGGAGATCCCGGACGCCATCCTGCCCCGCTTCGGCCGCGGCTTCACGGCCCGCATGGCGGCGCTGATGGGCTATTCCGGCGGACCGGTGGTGGGGCGGGACGGGCGGCTGCGCGGCCTCGTCTCGGCCCTGCCGGATGGCGAGGGCGCGAACGCCCTCGCCTGGCTCAGCGGGATGGATCTCGGCGGCCTCGCCGGTGGGCGGGGGCGCCGGATCTTCATCCTCTCCATCCAGGAGGTGGCGGAGGAGGCGGAGAGGCTCTCCGCCTGA
- a CDS encoding DUF1127 domain-containing protein: protein MSDHALHPGSLLRGGTSARRVPAAGWLAFVARMVRAIEERRILATLDDRMLADVGLNRLDAEREAARAPWDIQPRV, encoded by the coding sequence ATGTCCGACCACGCCCTTCACCCCGGCTCCCTCCTGCGCGGGGGCACCTCCGCCCGCCGCGTCCCGGCCGCAGGCTGGCTGGCGTTCGTCGCGCGCATGGTCCGAGCGATCGAGGAGCGCCGCATCCTCGCCACGCTCGATGACCGGATGCTGGCCGATGTCGGCCTCAATCGCCTGGATGCCGAGCGGGAGGCCGCCCGCGCGCCCTGGGACATCCAGCCGCGGGTCTGA
- a CDS encoding LysR substrate-binding domain-containing protein, producing MLNIPPGLDPDLLRSFVLVAEGGSVTRAALRVGRTQSAVSMQMRRLEETLGQPLLLRGPRGLSPTPHGLWLLDRARRLLAMHDEIVANFRAPDITGHIRLGSPDDYALLWLPDILAGFAEAHPAAEVEVVCLPTEELLPRFERGDLDITLFSVGNVSHHAGVEGERVWRGPLRWVGSSTRPSHLMQPVPLVISHGGCSWRQAATEALEKAGMPWRMAYSSASQTGTHAVVLAGLGVTVGLSVALPPGLRMLGPEDGMPALPELEIALVTHPGAAAAALAEHIRTGFRSPPTAARAA from the coding sequence ATGCTCAACATCCCCCCGGGGCTGGACCCCGACCTGCTGCGCTCCTTCGTACTGGTGGCGGAGGGAGGCAGCGTCACGCGGGCGGCGCTGCGCGTCGGGCGAACGCAGTCGGCCGTCTCCATGCAGATGCGGCGGCTGGAGGAGACGCTGGGCCAGCCCCTGCTGCTGCGCGGCCCGCGAGGGCTGAGCCCGACGCCGCACGGTCTGTGGCTGCTGGACCGGGCGCGGCGCCTGCTGGCCATGCACGACGAGATCGTGGCGAACTTCCGGGCGCCTGACATCACCGGGCACATCCGGCTGGGCTCGCCGGACGACTACGCCCTGCTCTGGCTGCCCGACATCCTCGCCGGCTTCGCCGAGGCGCATCCCGCCGCCGAGGTGGAAGTGGTGTGCCTGCCGACGGAGGAGCTGCTGCCCCGCTTCGAGCGCGGCGACCTCGACATCACCCTCTTCTCCGTCGGCAATGTCAGCCACCATGCCGGGGTGGAGGGCGAGCGCGTCTGGCGCGGCCCGCTGCGCTGGGTGGGCTCGTCCACGCGGCCCTCCCACCTCATGCAGCCGGTTCCCCTCGTCATCTCCCATGGCGGCTGCTCCTGGCGGCAGGCCGCGACGGAGGCGCTGGAGAAGGCGGGGATGCCTTGGCGCATGGCCTATTCCTCCGCCTCCCAGACCGGCACCCACGCGGTGGTGCTGGCCGGGCTGGGTGTGACGGTGGGACTTTCCGTAGCGCTGCCGCCGGGGCTGCGCATGCTGGGGCCGGAGGACGGGATGCCTGCCCTGCCGGAGCTGGAGATCGCGCTCGTCACCCATCCCGGCGCCGCGGCGGCGGCCTTGGCGGAGCACATTCGCACGGGCTTCCGCAGCCCGCCCACGGCCGCCCGCGCCGCGTGA
- a CDS encoding antibiotic biosynthesis monooxygenase, which produces MIAVIFEVRPAEGRKPRYLDLAAALRPELERMDGFLSVERFQSLTDPGKILSLSFWRDEAAVQAWRNTQAHRATQAEGRAGVFADYRLRVAAVLRDYGMEKREEAPEDSRAAHHA; this is translated from the coding sequence ATGATCGCCGTGATCTTCGAGGTGCGGCCCGCGGAGGGCCGCAAGCCGCGCTACCTGGACCTGGCCGCCGCCCTGCGGCCGGAGCTGGAAAGGATGGACGGCTTCCTCTCCGTGGAGCGGTTCCAGAGTCTGACGGACCCTGGGAAGATCCTCTCCCTCTCCTTCTGGCGGGACGAGGCGGCCGTTCAGGCCTGGCGCAACACGCAAGCCCATCGCGCCACCCAGGCGGAGGGGCGCGCGGGGGTCTTCGCGGATTACCGGCTGCGGGTGGCCGCGGTGCTGCGGGACTACGGCATGGAGAAGCGGGAGGAGGCGCCGGAGGACAGCCGCGCCGCCCACCACGCCTGA